Proteins encoded together in one Flavobacteriales bacterium window:
- a CDS encoding glutathione peroxidase: MFLLSLFGCGRAQGPIAPVTPVAPFHALKATDITGAPVDLSAYKGHPVLIVNTASRCGHTPQYAELQELYMRYEAKGLVVLGFPSNDFLRQEPGDNAEIAEFCTKNYGVTFPMMAKVEVKGEGRDPVYQWLTRKDLNGAMDSKVKWNFQKYLVDGQGRLIGVFDPGTDPLDPGITTLIDANL; the protein is encoded by the coding sequence ATGTTCCTGCTCTCCCTCTTCGGCTGCGGCCGTGCGCAAGGGCCCATCGCGCCCGTGACCCCGGTCGCCCCGTTCCATGCGCTGAAGGCCACCGACATCACGGGTGCACCGGTCGACCTGTCGGCGTACAAGGGCCATCCCGTGCTCATCGTCAACACCGCCAGCCGCTGCGGCCACACGCCGCAGTATGCCGAACTGCAGGAGCTGTACATGCGCTACGAGGCGAAGGGCCTGGTGGTCCTGGGTTTCCCCAGCAACGATTTCCTGCGGCAGGAGCCCGGCGACAACGCCGAGATCGCCGAGTTCTGCACCAAGAACTACGGGGTCACCTTTCCCATGATGGCCAAGGTGGAGGTGAAGGGCGAGGGCCGCGACCCGGTGTACCAGTGGCTCACGCGCAAGGACCTGAACGGGGCCATGGACAGCAAGGTGAAGTGGAACTTCCAGAAGTACCTCGTGGACGGACAGGGCCGCTTGATCGGCGTGTTCGATCCCGGCACCGACCCGCTCGACCCGGGCATCACCACCCTCATCGACGCCAACCTATGA
- a CDS encoding glutathione peroxidase, producing MNRCAPLLLSALLACGAPPESTTAPSSTPTEAPSTMPEFHTLAATTIDGKPFPFEQLKGRKVIIVNTASECGYTPQYAELQELYAAHKDRGLVVLGFPSNDFGGQEPGAEAEIAAFCAKNYGVSFPLMSKVRTTGAEQHPVYAWLTHSDRNGVLNTEVKWNFHKFLIDEQGVLQKDLPSSVSPLDPAVLAWVEG from the coding sequence ATGAACCGATGCGCCCCGCTGTTGCTCTCCGCGCTGCTGGCCTGTGGCGCACCGCCCGAGTCCACCACGGCCCCCTCGTCCACCCCGACGGAAGCCCCCTCGACCATGCCTGAGTTCCACACCCTCGCCGCCACCACCATCGATGGCAAGCCCTTTCCCTTCGAGCAGCTCAAAGGGCGGAAGGTGATCATCGTGAACACGGCCAGCGAGTGCGGCTACACGCCACAGTATGCCGAACTTCAGGAACTGTACGCTGCTCACAAGGACAGAGGGCTTGTGGTGCTCGGCTTCCCCAGCAACGATTTCGGCGGCCAGGAGCCGGGCGCCGAGGCGGAGATCGCAGCCTTCTGCGCCAAGAACTACGGCGTCAGCTTCCCCCTGATGAGCAAGGTGCGCACGACGGGCGCGGAGCAGCACCCTGTGTACGCATGGCTCACCCACAGCGACCGCAACGGCGTGCTGAACACGGAGGTGAAGTGGAACTTCCACAAGTTCCTCATCGACGAGCAGGGTGTGCTGCAGAAGGACCTGCCGAGCAGTGTCAGCCCGCTGGATCCGGCGGTGCTGGCGTGGGTGGAGGGGTGA
- the bshB1 gene encoding bacillithiol biosynthesis deacetylase BshB1 codes for MHGGPVDILCITAHPDDAEISCAGTLMRQIELGHSVGLVELTAGELGTRGSATLRRQEAEAAMKVIGARFRYDLGLPDGFFRSEREVLLKVITVLRLHRPRVVITNAVRDRHPDHGRGADLVREAVFLSGLRRIDTIFSGKPQEPWRPTTLMHCVQDNWIDPDVVVDITPFWDRKMEALMCFRSQFYDPTSTEPESPIATREFLPFLEGRHRAMGRIIHASYGEGFTVQRAPGVRDVMELA; via the coding sequence ATGCACGGCGGACCGGTCGACATCCTCTGCATCACCGCGCACCCCGATGACGCGGAGATCTCCTGCGCAGGCACCCTGATGCGCCAGATCGAGCTGGGCCACAGCGTGGGTCTGGTGGAGCTCACCGCCGGCGAACTGGGCACGCGCGGCAGCGCCACCCTGCGCAGGCAGGAGGCTGAAGCGGCCATGAAGGTCATCGGCGCGCGGTTCCGGTATGACCTGGGTCTGCCCGACGGCTTCTTCCGCTCGGAGCGCGAGGTGCTGCTCAAGGTCATCACCGTGCTGCGCCTGCACCGGCCGCGCGTGGTGATCACTAACGCGGTGCGCGACCGTCATCCCGACCACGGCCGGGGTGCCGATCTGGTGCGGGAGGCCGTGTTCCTCAGCGGCCTGCGGCGCATCGACACCATCTTCAGCGGCAAGCCCCAGGAGCCCTGGCGGCCCACCACGTTGATGCACTGCGTGCAGGACAACTGGATCGATCCCGACGTGGTGGTGGACATCACTCCCTTCTGGGACCGCAAGATGGAGGCGCTGATGTGCTTCCGTTCGCAATTCTACGACCCCACCAGCACCGAACCGGAGAGCCCGATCGCCACGCGGGAGTTCCTGCCTTTCCTGGAAGGGCGACATCGGGCGATGGGGCGCATCATCCACGCGTCGTACGGCGAAGGCTTCACGGTGCAGCGCGCGCCGGGCGTCCGCGATGTGATGGAGCTGGCGTGA
- a CDS encoding polysaccharide biosynthesis C-terminal domain-containing protein produces MIRPAIGSVIARAWTTLANLLVIMVAGHLLGAEGLGSISLIVLAITLVQLLNNVVGGGALVHLVPRAPLPALLRPAYGWAVLTALVAFAVLKMLPLVPTGLTGHVVVLALMQSFYTIHLNVLLGRQCIAAYNRITALHGLVLLMVFTALVRMPGGASVQAYVQASYAAFATTVGLSAWALVQRARGPAPPEADGLLRRMVLQGLHVQGANTMQLLNYRFAYYLIEHFQGLAALGVYSVATQLAEGAWLVPRSLGMVLYSAVSNEPAAERQRALTLTVFKASVAAATGALLVALLLPDAVYALLFGAEVTGVRPLLACLAPGIVGMAASQAYSHYFSGVGRNVHNAVGSGLGLLVTIGAGLVLVPAWGTAGAALTASLAYLVNATYQGWRFATLSGARLRDHRPGRADLDRLLRLVGR; encoded by the coding sequence ATGATCCGCCCCGCCATCGGTTCGGTGATCGCCCGAGCGTGGACCACGCTGGCGAACCTGCTGGTGATCATGGTGGCCGGCCACCTGCTGGGCGCTGAGGGCCTGGGCTCCATCAGCCTCATCGTGCTCGCCATCACGCTCGTGCAACTGCTGAACAACGTGGTGGGTGGCGGCGCGCTGGTGCACCTGGTGCCGCGCGCCCCGCTGCCGGCCCTGCTCCGGCCCGCCTACGGCTGGGCCGTGCTCACCGCCCTGGTCGCCTTCGCCGTGCTGAAGATGCTTCCGCTGGTGCCCACTGGCCTGACCGGACACGTCGTGGTGCTCGCGCTGATGCAATCGTTCTACACCATTCACCTGAACGTGCTGCTCGGCCGGCAGTGCATCGCGGCCTACAACCGCATCACCGCCCTGCACGGGCTGGTGCTGCTGATGGTGTTCACTGCCCTGGTGCGCATGCCGGGCGGGGCTTCGGTGCAGGCCTATGTGCAGGCCTCCTACGCGGCCTTCGCCACCACGGTGGGCCTCAGCGCATGGGCCCTGGTACAGCGCGCACGGGGTCCCGCACCGCCCGAAGCGGATGGCCTGCTGCGCCGCATGGTGCTGCAGGGGTTGCACGTGCAGGGGGCCAACACCATGCAGCTGCTGAACTACCGCTTCGCCTACTACCTGATCGAACACTTCCAGGGGCTGGCCGCGCTGGGCGTGTACTCGGTGGCGACGCAACTGGCCGAGGGTGCCTGGCTGGTGCCGCGCAGCCTGGGCATGGTGCTGTACAGCGCGGTGAGCAACGAGCCCGCCGCCGAGCGGCAGCGCGCGCTCACCCTCACGGTGTTCAAGGCCTCGGTGGCGGCCGCGACCGGCGCCCTGCTGGTGGCGCTGCTGCTGCCGGACGCGGTGTACGCCCTGCTCTTCGGGGCCGAGGTGACCGGTGTGCGCCCCCTGCTGGCCTGCCTGGCCCCCGGCATCGTGGGCATGGCCGCCTCGCAGGCCTACAGCCACTACTTCAGCGGAGTGGGCCGCAACGTGCATAACGCCGTGGGCTCGGGGCTCGGGCTGTTGGTGACGATCGGCGCCGGCCTGGTGCTGGTGCCCGCCTGGGGCACCGCGGGCGCGGCCTTGACCGCCTCGCTGGCCTACCTGGTGAACGCCACCTACCAGGGCTGGCGCTTCGCGACCCTCAGTGGTGCACGCCTCCGCGATCACCGGCCGGGCCGTGCGGACCTCGATCGGCTGCTCCGGCTGGTGGGTCGATGA